Proteins encoded by one window of Chryseobacterium sp. POL2:
- a CDS encoding NUDIX hydrolase, with protein MYKVFINEKKLILSEKPEIVERNIAFEQDLQFDIAMDLLQNTSTKDVAIYHNDVEELWSKFQNHYQVIEAAGGIVINPENKILFIYRLGKWDLPKGKIESGESRDDAALREVEEECGLSNLQLLDFISTTYHMYHIKSQPVLKKTYWYHMSYSDAKTPIPQVEEGITKVEWKNKVEIQQDVEKSTFNNILLVLEDFLSNHDIS; from the coding sequence ATGTATAAAGTTTTTATCAATGAAAAAAAATTAATCCTTAGTGAAAAGCCTGAAATCGTTGAGCGAAACATAGCTTTTGAACAGGATTTACAATTCGATATTGCGATGGATCTTTTGCAGAATACATCGACCAAAGATGTAGCGATCTACCACAACGATGTGGAAGAATTGTGGTCAAAATTTCAAAATCATTATCAGGTTATCGAAGCGGCAGGCGGCATTGTCATTAATCCTGAAAACAAAATATTGTTCATCTACCGACTCGGAAAATGGGATCTTCCAAAGGGGAAAATAGAATCTGGTGAATCTCGTGATGATGCGGCTTTGCGAGAAGTTGAAGAAGAATGTGGCTTGAGCAATTTGCAACTTTTGGACTTTATCAGCACCACTTATCACATGTATCATATAAAATCCCAGCCTGTCCTTAAAAAAACCTATTGGTACCACATGTCTTATAGCGATGCAAAAACGCCAATTCCGCAAGTAGAAGAAGGCATCACCAAAGTAGAATGGAAAAATAAAGTGGAAATCCAACAAGATGTCGAAAAGTCCACTTTTAATAATATTCTTTTAGTCCTCGAAGATTTTTTATCTAATCACGATATTTCATAA
- the gldJ gene encoding gliding motility lipoprotein GldJ has translation MKQIKLFSLAIGSALVLASCGGGNTKSGGGTKRFTSKTGWKPNEKNGYFFSGKQQKQKGWPGMVYVDGGTFTMGLVQDDVMHDWNNTPRRMQVSSYFIGETEITNYEYREYTTWLKYVFPPSDPNFKNIYSGALPDTLVWNNKLSRNSYSETYFRSPEFDYYPVVGVSWLQATKYCDWLTNRANEKALMQKGILPKDLYTNESNYQGESTFNMDKYKSNDAELDAIVDKNKLQKQTGIKTTNTRLLAANKGGTSGLVEKFRLPTEVEWEFAALGMQKNRKYNNYLGKNPEIDKLKGKKGRNRGMYLENFKMGKGDYSGVAGWKNDGSPTTSDVKKYQSNDLGIFGMYGNVAEWVADIYRPQIDEDFNDFNYYRGNVVLKSEKNADGTYKKVGNVEMKYDTMANGQLVYRGLPGEYEKQVVADDRNYRDGDYQSSLDMSGANSDSTFNMYNSVRKGFVVDKSGNVVLEKQKKQVTTAITNEVRVVKGGSWLDSSYWLDPGHRRYKDQGRTFSWIGFRVAQDAKDSGKRSKR, from the coding sequence ATGAAACAAATTAAATTGTTTTCACTAGCTATCGGCTCTGCTTTAGTACTTGCAAGTTGTGGCGGAGGTAATACGAAAAGTGGCGGTGGGACGAAACGTTTTACTAGTAAAACTGGTTGGAAACCAAACGAGAAGAATGGTTATTTCTTTTCGGGTAAACAACAAAAACAAAAAGGTTGGCCAGGCATGGTATATGTCGATGGAGGAACTTTTACAATGGGATTAGTGCAAGACGATGTCATGCATGATTGGAATAACACGCCCAGACGTATGCAGGTGAGCTCTTATTTCATTGGCGAAACCGAAATTACCAATTATGAATATCGAGAATATACGACATGGCTGAAATATGTATTTCCACCATCTGATCCTAATTTCAAAAATATTTATTCAGGCGCTTTACCTGATACTTTAGTATGGAATAATAAGTTATCAAGAAATTCTTATTCAGAAACTTATTTCCGTAGTCCAGAGTTTGACTATTACCCAGTTGTCGGTGTTTCTTGGCTACAAGCGACAAAATATTGCGATTGGTTAACCAACCGTGCCAACGAAAAAGCTTTAATGCAAAAAGGTATTCTTCCAAAAGATCTATACACCAACGAATCCAATTATCAAGGTGAAAGTACCTTCAACATGGATAAGTATAAATCCAATGATGCCGAGCTAGACGCTATTGTTGATAAAAATAAGTTACAAAAACAAACAGGTATTAAGACAACTAATACAAGATTGTTAGCCGCTAACAAAGGTGGTACATCTGGTTTGGTTGAAAAATTCAGATTGCCTACAGAAGTAGAATGGGAATTCGCAGCTTTAGGTATGCAAAAGAACCGTAAATACAACAATTACCTAGGTAAAAATCCTGAAATTGATAAACTAAAAGGTAAGAAAGGACGTAACAGAGGTATGTATCTTGAAAACTTTAAGATGGGTAAAGGTGATTACTCGGGTGTAGCAGGATGGAAAAATGATGGATCGCCAACCACTTCGGATGTTAAAAAGTATCAATCTAACGATTTAGGTATATTTGGGATGTATGGTAACGTTGCAGAATGGGTAGCAGATATCTATCGTCCACAGATTGATGAAGACTTTAATGATTTTAACTATTACAGAGGTAATGTTGTTTTAAAATCAGAGAAAAATGCAGACGGTACCTACAAAAAAGTTGGAAATGTAGAGATGAAATATGACACCATGGCCAACGGACAACTGGTATACAGAGGTCTTCCAGGTGAATATGAAAAACAAGTTGTTGCAGACGACAGAAATTATCGAGACGGCGATTATCAATCTTCTTTAGATATGTCTGGTGCTAATTCTGACAGTACATTCAATATGTATAATTCTGTAAGAAAAGGTTTCGTTGTTGACAAAAGCGGTAACGTTGTTCTTGAAAAACAGAAAAAACAAGTGACAACAGCTATCACTAACGAAGTAAGAGTTGTTAAAGGTGGATCTTGGCTAGATTCTTCTTATTGGTTAGATCCAGGACACAGAAGATACAAAGATCAAGGAAGAACTTTTAGTTGGATTGGTTTCCGTGTTGCTCAAGATGCTAAAGATAGTGGAAAACGAAGCAAAAGATAA
- a CDS encoding anhydro-N-acetylmuramic acid kinase: MATKHYFAIGLMSGTSLDGLDICYSKFWKTDEHWSFEILQAETISYSETWENQLRKANELNAPDLFQLNSDYGFLLGELTKAFISNHNIENLDIIGSHGHTVYHQPQKNFTVQIGDGRALQLLTKKNIVYDFRMQDVLLGGNGAPLVPIGDQLLFSDFEACINLGGFSNISFKKEDKRIGYDICPVNIVLNYFAQKQAYNFDKDGFLAKQGQIIPELLQALNQLGFYKKNAPKSLGYEWVETEIFPLLKGYSDIDILATFTEHSAEQIAKNLTENNIKNALFTGGGTHNDYLIKKIKTKTKTQIEIPSKEIIDYKEALIFAFMAVLKMNNHVNVLSSVTGSGHDHSSGIFLKY, from the coding sequence ATGGCTACAAAACATTATTTCGCAATTGGATTAATGTCCGGAACCAGCCTAGATGGCTTGGATATTTGTTATTCAAAATTCTGGAAAACTGATGAACATTGGTCTTTTGAAATTCTACAAGCCGAGACGATTTCTTATTCTGAAACGTGGGAAAATCAACTTCGAAAAGCCAACGAACTCAATGCACCAGACTTGTTCCAGCTTAACTCAGATTACGGGTTTTTACTTGGTGAGTTGACCAAAGCTTTTATCTCAAATCATAATATCGAAAACCTAGATATCATAGGTTCTCACGGACATACGGTTTACCACCAACCTCAAAAAAATTTCACAGTTCAGATAGGCGACGGACGCGCTTTGCAATTGTTGACGAAAAAGAATATCGTTTACGATTTCAGAATGCAAGATGTGCTTTTGGGTGGCAATGGCGCACCGTTGGTCCCGATTGGCGATCAATTGTTATTTTCAGACTTCGAAGCTTGTATTAATCTAGGAGGATTTTCTAATATTTCATTTAAAAAAGAAGATAAAAGAATCGGTTACGACATTTGCCCTGTCAATATTGTTCTTAATTATTTTGCACAGAAACAAGCTTATAATTTCGATAAAGACGGATTTTTAGCAAAACAAGGACAAATTATTCCTGAACTTTTACAAGCATTAAATCAACTTGGATTTTATAAGAAAAATGCGCCTAAATCTTTGGGTTACGAATGGGTAGAAACTGAAATTTTTCCTTTATTAAAAGGCTATTCAGATATCGATATTTTGGCAACTTTTACAGAACATTCTGCCGAACAAATCGCTAAAAATCTAACTGAGAATAATATTAAAAACGCCCTATTTACAGGCGGTGGAACGCACAACGATTATTTAATTAAAAAAATTAAAACAAAAACCAAAACCCAAATCGAGATTCCTTCAAAAGAAATTATCGATTACAAAGAGGCTTTGATTTTTGCTTTTATGGCTGTCCTGAAAATGAATAATCACGTTAACGTTTTGTCATCTGTAACAGGCAGTGGACACGATCATTCATCAGGAATTTTTCTAAAATATTAA
- a CDS encoding LPS export ABC transporter periplasmic protein LptC codes for MLFVLQSCEEDITKKKQDKKTNFPSQVIYNAKIVQRDSGKVKVKFDAALLEKYELIDSPYVEAKKGIYLEYFDKKNPKVPGKIWAKYARYDEKKDFYFAKGRVKIVTNEGRTFVTETINWDKKNRKMYTKDTVFVSDQDGNVLVGANGMVAKDDFTEYTFYNNSGQFNTKGLPKTGL; via the coding sequence ATGCTTTTTGTTTTGCAATCATGTGAGGAAGACATCACGAAAAAAAAACAAGACAAAAAAACCAATTTCCCTTCGCAAGTGATTTACAATGCGAAAATTGTCCAAAGAGATTCTGGAAAAGTCAAAGTAAAATTCGATGCAGCTTTACTCGAAAAATACGAACTGATTGACTCGCCTTACGTAGAAGCCAAAAAAGGAATTTACCTCGAATATTTTGACAAAAAAAATCCAAAAGTTCCTGGAAAAATTTGGGCCAAATATGCAAGATACGACGAAAAGAAAGATTTCTATTTTGCAAAAGGTCGCGTAAAAATTGTCACCAACGAAGGCCGAACTTTCGTAACAGAAACTATTAATTGGGACAAAAAAAATAGAAAAATGTACACCAAAGACACTGTTTTTGTATCCGATCAAGATGGCAATGTTTTGGTTGGTGCTAACGGTATGGTGGCAAAAGACGATTTTACAGAATACACATTCTACAACAACTCTGGACAATTCAACACCAAAGGATTACCAAAAACTGGCTTATAA
- a CDS encoding SRPBCC family protein, which produces MNLEGRKIIVNKSVKDLTEMLKNAEDYKALMPDSLQNFEAREGGFKFGLKGMPEIALKIQEVTEQKVVLASASSSLDFSLTGNMSPISDNQTEVQLLFDGKFNPFIKMMVEKPLKNFIDALTDKIEQL; this is translated from the coding sequence ATGAATCTAGAAGGACGAAAAATTATCGTAAATAAATCGGTTAAAGATTTAACAGAAATGCTGAAAAATGCTGAAGATTATAAAGCTTTGATGCCAGATAGTCTGCAAAATTTTGAAGCAAGAGAAGGTGGTTTCAAATTTGGATTGAAAGGAATGCCTGAGATTGCGCTTAAGATTCAGGAAGTTACAGAGCAAAAAGTGGTGTTGGCTTCTGCAAGTTCTAGTCTGGATTTTTCTTTGACAGGTAATATGTCACCAATTAGCGATAATCAGACAGAAGTCCAGCTATTGTTTGATGGGAAATTCAATCCGTTTATCAAGATGATGGTGGAGAAACCATTGAAAAACTTTATCGATGCTTTGACTGATAAAATCGAGCAACTTTAA
- a CDS encoding UDP-N-acetylmuramoyl-tripeptide--D-alanyl-D-alanine ligase has product MNIESFYNLYKKANNCIIDSRKLQNNDIFFAFSGESYNAAEKAEEAIANGALAVIVEDITFSNPGRNIFYVESTLKFLQDLAIYHRSQLKIPIIGLTGSNGKTTTKEMISTVLSKKFYVQNTFGNLNNHIGVPLTILSIKPEHEIAVVEMGANHQKEIESLCKIAKPNIGYITNFGKAHLEGFGGFEGVIKGKSELYYYLKSYEQCILVNEADAIQLEKTKDYVNKISFGKSTSDFVYDVFAKEHFVGLIYQNEKLLSNLTGQYNFTNLSAAVSLGLHFKIEFKDIKEAIENYFPSNMRSQVQKKGDKTLVLDTYNANPSSMSASLDNFKEFEGSKTIIIGDMLELGNESEAEHQSIYEKASQLSFDQIITVGKEFKKVNHHDLAFENTSALIDYLKENPIITQNILLKASRGIALEQAIECL; this is encoded by the coding sequence ATGAATATCGAATCTTTCTACAACTTATATAAAAAAGCTAACAACTGTATCATAGACAGTCGAAAGCTTCAAAATAACGACATCTTTTTTGCATTTTCTGGTGAAAGTTATAACGCAGCAGAAAAAGCCGAAGAAGCTATTGCAAATGGCGCTTTAGCAGTTATTGTTGAGGATATTACTTTTAGTAATCCAGGACGTAATATTTTTTATGTTGAATCGACTTTAAAGTTCTTGCAAGACTTAGCGATTTATCATCGTAGTCAATTAAAAATCCCGATAATAGGATTAACGGGTAGCAATGGTAAAACCACGACGAAAGAAATGATCAGCACAGTTCTCTCAAAGAAGTTCTACGTACAAAATACCTTTGGAAATCTTAACAATCATATTGGGGTGCCTTTAACAATTCTATCGATTAAACCTGAACACGAAATTGCAGTTGTCGAAATGGGGGCCAATCATCAAAAAGAAATAGAATCTCTTTGTAAAATCGCAAAACCCAATATAGGATACATCACTAATTTTGGAAAAGCACATCTCGAAGGTTTTGGCGGTTTCGAAGGTGTTATCAAAGGAAAGTCTGAACTTTATTATTATCTCAAATCCTATGAACAATGCATTTTGGTTAACGAAGCAGATGCGATACAGTTGGAGAAAACTAAAGATTATGTCAACAAAATAAGTTTTGGAAAATCAACTTCCGATTTCGTTTATGATGTTTTTGCTAAAGAGCATTTTGTAGGACTCATTTATCAAAACGAAAAATTATTATCCAACTTAACAGGTCAATATAATTTTACTAATTTGTCGGCGGCAGTTAGTTTGGGCTTACATTTTAAAATTGAATTCAAAGACATTAAAGAAGCTATAGAAAATTATTTTCCGAGCAATATGCGTTCGCAAGTTCAGAAAAAAGGTGACAAAACGCTGGTTTTAGATACTTACAATGCCAATCCGAGCAGTATGTCGGCGTCTTTGGATAATTTTAAAGAATTTGAAGGTTCAAAAACGATTATCATCGGCGATATGCTCGAACTTGGTAACGAGAGCGAAGCTGAACATCAATCTATTTATGAAAAAGCATCCCAGCTTAGTTTTGATCAAATAATTACTGTCGGAAAAGAATTTAAAAAAGTAAATCACCATGATTTAGCTTTTGAAAATACATCAGCATTAATCGATTATCTTAAAGAAAATCCTATTATCACACAGAATATTTTACTAAAAGCATCGCGTGGAATTGCTCTAGAACAAGCAATAGAATGTTTATGA